tggtcttgtctcggcattggcctgtcttggtcatgacttggtctcggtttaggtggtcttgactacaacactatgtattggttttaacatgtttgtcctCCACCTTTAAAACTATTTTCGCCTGGAGTTGGCTTAGAGTTGGggtctaaaaatgtaaaagaaagtgattctaaccccaagcgacaatggtaagaaaaggaaaaaactatgagaaaacaatacataaaattacacaaaaaagaaagtcgtgcaacgtatatgaaaaaaatatttatagaaataCGAGTgagtgtcacgaaaaagacatttgtgatAAAATTTTGCGTGAACACAACTTTCCGTGAGGTCACTCTGATCTACACAGTGTTGCAGTTGCTAATGGTGTCATAACACATCTTTTGATTATTTCATCAAAGTGAGatgtttaataataaattagCTTTCAAAATAAACATCACTTCTATTTATTTTTCTATCACTCTTATAGGACGGCAACACAGCTCTTTCAATAGCTACGAAGACTTCCAACTCTGAGATAGTGGACCTTCTGAAAGCTCACACTGATCCAGACACAGCCGCAGATCCAGCATCCTTGCACTGAATGCAAACGCCttgtcttcattttcatctggCTCTGCCAGGTTCAACTATCTACTGCCTCAAACAGACTTGCTGGCAAGGCCAACAGTCAACAGTAGAGACACAGCACTTACCGGTCATTTGCAGATTCTCAACCTAAATAGGTGTTGGAGAAACAGCCAATGAGAAATGTACTTCTGTACGTCAATCAAAGATGCCGGAATTACGGGAGACCCATTGAGTGTGAGCCTCCCCAAAACTGTCCTAAAGCACAGCTACTGTAGCTTTTTTCAAGGTGTTAACATTGCTTGGATCAGGCATGGTACATTGTTACATATTTTGGCCTTCTCCTGGCAGGTAATGTGATTATATTTTTGTTAGGTGATCAAGCATAATCtacaaatgttatttaaaatataaatatatatatcagatacacacatatttattttttattgcacTTTTCTGTAATATTTCCCCAGGAGTGTATCTAAGGCTTGTCTTAGTAAAACCTGTCTTCCTACAAATGAGTTTTTGTTTCAGGATGTACATGTAACCATTTCTCACCATCTAATTTATTTATGACACATCTTTTTGTCCCACCAGTTCTCTTCCCGTTAAGATAAGAAAAAATGGGTGTGGAATACAGTATTTTGTAACCTAGGTGACAAAAAATACTTGCAAGCAGGAACTTgtccatttacatttattatgtGAAAATTTCCTGTATGCAACCAGCTGCAGTATTAACTTTTACTCCATTAAAACTGTGCATTAAACAACAATATACAGATGGGAGTATACAAGACTATAGCCACATGCATATGTGTGCCTGCTTTAAATTAAGGATGTTCATTTAAAGCAGTTGTAATAAAGAGACATGTTTAAAGACAAATCAATAACTCATCTGGAcaaagtataaatatatatatatatatagtatatatactGTGGGAGGTGCTGTGAACTAATACCCTGAAATGTAATGACTATTTCCAAttctatatttttaagtatataCAAGTATATGCATGGATGAAATATTGTCTcaataaaaacatgcatttcGTATTCGTTTCTTTTGTGTGCTTTGAATTCATTTAACCATTTGACAAGGGCAAGATGCAATGCAAGTCTTTCTCAAAACTGTTATGTATGTTAAAATGCTTCTTGAACACCAGGAAGTATTTTTTTATCCCTACCCTAACATAACTGTGATCAGTCTGATGTGCGTTTAATGACTCACTTGTTGGATTTGTGCCACTCCTCTTTTTTTTGTTCTAGCCCATATAAATCTGATTATCATAGGGGTACACATCACTTTTTAAATTACCTATTGACACTTGCTCATCATGTGGCTGCTGTTGGGACTCTGCTTCACCTCCTCACTCATCCACTCAGGTAAAGTACactaaaaacaatttatttttcagaaaatgATATTTAATTACAACATTTATCCTCAAACTATGTTTTAGGCTTTGTGTATTATACCTGTATTATACTAATTTTTTGTGAATTGTTGTGATGTACAGTTCAAATGCTGAAGTGTTGGGACAATTTTAAGTCATTGAAAACTTGTCCTCCTAACCAGCCCTATTGTTTTGTTTACAAGAGCTATtatggtaagttgtaaatagtccgacaaatatatttattagcTTTCAAATCATTCTTCATCATTACAAAccctaatttttttgtttttcaggcATTATAAGCAATGATTCCATTTCTGTGCAGTCTTGCATTGAAACGTGCCCTTTTTTAGGAAAAGCTTTTTCATACAATCTTGGGTATCTTAATGCAACTGCTTCGTGCTGCAACACAGATGGCTGTAACAGGCTTGATCTGCCTGGTAAGAGTAATCCTagactgtcaaaaataaaggtacaaagctgtcactaggtcagtaccctttaaaaaaaggtacaattttgtatctttgaactgccaatatgtatctttgaagtaCTTATATGCCCTTTTGgggtacaaatgtgtacctttttgtccaagtgacaacttttgtacctttatttctgagaccGTATGACAATATTTTAATCACATATACAGTAAACATTGTCAAAACACTTGATTTGTTTGTGGAATATGCACATAGCTCAATTTGCACATCTTACTTTCTAGAACACAGCACTGCCCCAACAGGATTGATATGCAAGTCATGCAACAGCATAAACGATGATAAGTGTGACACACCCCTGCCCTGTGTGGGAATCCAGGAATGCTGCATAGATGGTATTTATGATATTTTCATGAAAATATATGAAAAGGAACAAAAttttaaaattatgaatatAATTCTTCTAAGTGTACTCTTTAAAAAGGTATACAGGCAAATAATTCTAACCCCAGCTGTTAAGGATGGAGCTAATCATTTTCATTCACAAggttttgtgtatgtgtgttctgACAGATTCATCATCATCCAGCGGCACTTACCAATGGAAAGGTTGTGgctcaaaaatgttttgtgaagACTCATTCAACACCAACTCTGGAAACATGGGCCAGCCAAACACCAACCTTGGAAACCTGGGCAACCTTGGAAACCTGGGCAACCTTGGAAACCTGGGCAACCTTGGAAACCTAGGCACCAAATGCTCAATCCACAATTTCAGTCTTCTACTGTTGAGTCTTATAAGTGTAATTTTCTTTTAGTGTCAAGTAAAGTCAAATCGTATTggaaaatattttctaaacagttttttctttaaaggagTGGTAAACCGGTTGTTAATGAaggtttgattgtgtttatgagGTGCGCTGTCACATCTTAATgctgctttttaaaaataaaaacacattatttttcacatctTGCCTTTATTCTACACCGCTGTTTCCATTCTCCTAACAACGGGTAGTTTAGTTTCCGGTTCCATGAAAAATACACAATATGCTCAGATCGGTTGCTGTAGCTGGCCCATGTGTTTTCGTTTCGTTAACCACCTACCGTAAATTGTGCTGAAAGTCAAACCCCTTAGCATTATGGCATGTGCTTAGGTGTATTGTAAACAATGGCGTCAATATTGCCTTAATAAAGCCCAAATTAGACCCAGAAAATATTATTGAAGAGGATCGAGCACAACCTGCGCATGCGCAGAATCTTAGAGGATGTTTCATGCCTGGCTCACACCACAGGATAATCGGGCCGAATTTACCCCGATTTTCCCCTCCCGAGAATCCGAGGGAAAATCGGGCAATGGACCTTGATCGGCTCCGAAGTTCGGCCCAGATTATCCTGTAATGTGAGACGTTTAAAAGTCTAAACTTACACCTTGCGATATGCTCTCAAGCAAATCGGGGCCGCCCcgatcttatcaaacatgtttgatatttagGATTTTAAATCCGCATAATTACGTCAGTACTATCACAATAATCAATGAGAGACggagatgattgacagctttcGGGACCGCGAAACAAGCTGCAGTACGGGTAGACAGCGCAGCCGGAGAAATAGTTTGTGGAAGTTAATGTTTCATTCTACTTTCATTCCACCACAACTGCAGCTCGTTGGGGCAGACAGGCGATTTAAAATATCGAAATGAATTCCTCGCTTGATTCACGTTGTGCactcttttataaacattatctaaaatatcttaaaaacaacAGAACATGATGATGGTCAGTCACATCACGCACCTGCAGCTATTCTGTGTATAGaggaaatttaataaaataaataggcatacacgaaatatgttgcacttaaataattagcaTATTAACCAAACGAATTTAAATTGATATGACGATTTTCAGTTCTTTTTTGTGACGTGCTCCACAAACGCACAGAAACTGATTGCTGAAACACCGCACACTTGTGAATCTGATGCGCCTCATTTCCAGACTTACAACGTTtcacattaaattacatatttgtCCAGAACCATTGGTAATGTAAATACTGAATTTAACACTAGACATTTCACTGCAAGATAGAATAGATTAGAATAAAATAGAAACTTTACTGTCATAATAAAACTATAATGAAATTAGTTTAGAAGCTCTCAAAGACCAGTAGCCTCAGAAgaataaacaagaaaaatagAATTTACATAGTATATAGCAAAAAATAATATCACTGCAGAGCAGTATATATACAGTGGaattaaataatgcaaacaaCAGTGCAAAATAAAGTTTAACCAAGCATAAGTCATTTAGCAGCAATGCTTATAAACCTACAATAATATTCCTGTTAGGAAGAAACAGGAAAACAGAGCATTGATAGAAATAGCATACATCACTTAATAGTAACTcctaaatgtgcaaaaaaaaaaaaacaagtgataTATAGGCTAgccaattatatttaaaatatgtttttaaaaagatgtttaaatttaaataaatcttgCATAAGGATTAGACCTGAGTTGGTGCTAGATTGTGCATACATCTACAGTATGCATTCAAACACTGCCTGCATAACACATCCTTAAAACATATCATGATCATTGCCATAAACAAGAGCTGAGGAGGAGAAATCACCTAGGTTTCAAAATGAAAGCTGCtactttgtaaatatttaaaaagaaatcataatAAATGTATCATCATCTTCATTCCTTTATATACTCTTCTCCTGAGGTGACGTGAAGTGCTTGCTCTGGCAAGATAATCCTAATAATATCCTTTAGTGTGTGATGCACTAGGATTTTAAATTCCTGTAATGTGAGCATGTTTAAGATTTGAGAGAAGAATATCTGACAAGATTCTCCTTATGTGTGTGCTGCAACCAGATTTCATAATCTGCCAGGATTTAAaaaatcctgtagtgtgagccAGGCAACAAAACACAGAACCATGTGGTGCCTATAGCtcacttaaaaaaaagttttcattTTAGGTCAATTAAACTATTATACATTCAGAAACATTCAGGTTTTTttgataaatgtaaaattttcaGGTTGTACAATTTAATGATAGTGAAGCAACTTGGAGAAATAAGTGAAATTTGAGTTTGAGTAAATTATTCATTTCAGGTCAATTAAAATAGTATACATTAATAAatagatgtgtttttgt
This Paramisgurnus dabryanus chromosome 7, PD_genome_1.1, whole genome shotgun sequence DNA region includes the following protein-coding sequences:
- the LOC135746245 gene encoding uncharacterized protein → MWLLLGLCFTSSLIHSVQMLKCWDNFKSLKTCPPNQPYCFVYKSYYGIISNDSISVQSCIETCPFLGKAFSYNLGYLNATASCCNTDGCNRLDLPEHSTAPTGLICKSCNSINDDKCDTPLPCVGIQECCIDDSSSSSGTYQWKGCGSKMFCEDSFNTNSGNMGQPNTNLGNLGNLGNLGNLGNLGNLGNLGTKCSIHNFSLLLLSLISVIFF